Proteins found in one Bacteroidota bacterium genomic segment:
- the lat gene encoding L-lysine 6-transaminase gives MIQKTSTRSVTPAASAGFAPARSLEAQFVHVDPLDVRETIARHMLVDALDLVVDIEQSQGAYIYDSTRRGRYLDFFTFVASVPIGLNHPKMQTPEFREKLAAVALNKPTCSDVMTVEMAEFVETFSRIAMPEGLPHLFLIEGGALAVENALKAAFDWKIRKNFLKGYKEERGTQVLHFQRAFHGRSGYTLSLTNTDPVKTDYFPKFKWPRVLNPAVRFPLNEENLKAVMAAEAQALGQIKDAILNHKDDIAAIIIEPIQGEGGDNHFRKEFLAGLRAVADENDIMLIFDEVQTGVGLTGRMWASEHFVQPDMIVFGKKVQVCGFMCGNRIDEVPENVFAVASRLNSTWGGNLTDMVRSQRYLEIIQEDRLVEHADVAGSYLQDRLRELQSEFPSLLSNARGRGLFCAIDVRTAGDRAALRNKAFEKGLIILGSGERSMRFRPPLTIQFHELDEGIEILRKSLHEMK, from the coding sequence ATGATCCAGAAAACCTCCACCAGAAGCGTTACGCCGGCGGCGAGCGCTGGTTTTGCTCCGGCGCGCAGCCTCGAAGCGCAGTTCGTCCATGTCGATCCCTTGGACGTCCGGGAGACCATCGCCCGGCACATGCTCGTCGACGCGCTCGACCTCGTGGTCGACATCGAACAGAGCCAGGGCGCGTACATTTATGATTCCACCCGCCGGGGGCGGTACCTCGATTTTTTTACCTTCGTCGCGTCCGTGCCGATCGGCCTCAACCACCCGAAGATGCAAACCCCGGAATTCCGGGAGAAGCTCGCCGCCGTCGCGTTGAACAAACCGACCTGTTCCGACGTCATGACGGTCGAAATGGCGGAGTTCGTTGAGACGTTCTCGCGCATCGCCATGCCGGAGGGATTGCCCCACCTCTTCCTCATCGAAGGAGGGGCGCTCGCGGTCGAGAACGCGCTGAAGGCCGCCTTCGACTGGAAGATCCGGAAGAATTTCCTGAAGGGCTACAAGGAAGAGCGGGGCACCCAGGTGCTCCACTTCCAGAGGGCGTTCCACGGCCGGTCGGGTTACACGCTCTCCCTCACGAACACCGATCCCGTGAAGACCGATTACTTTCCGAAATTCAAGTGGCCGCGCGTGCTGAACCCCGCCGTCCGGTTCCCCCTCAACGAGGAAAACCTGAAGGCGGTCATGGCGGCGGAAGCGCAGGCCCTCGGTCAGATCAAGGACGCCATACTCAATCATAAAGACGATATCGCGGCGATCATCATCGAGCCGATCCAGGGCGAAGGAGGCGACAATCATTTCCGGAAGGAGTTTCTCGCCGGGCTCCGGGCCGTCGCCGATGAAAACGACATCATGCTCATCTTCGACGAAGTCCAGACAGGGGTCGGCTTAACGGGAAGGATGTGGGCTTCGGAGCACTTCGTCCAGCCGGACATGATCGTGTTCGGGAAGAAGGTCCAGGTCTGCGGCTTCATGTGCGGCAACAGGATCGACGAAGTCCCGGAAAACGTCTTCGCGGTTGCGAGCCGCCTGAACTCCACCTGGGGCGGAAACCTGACCGACATGGTCCGCTCGCAGAGGTATCTCGAGATCATCCAGGAGGATCGTCTGGTAGAGCACGCCGATGTCGCCGGGTCATACCTCCAGGACCGGCTCCGGGAGCTTCAGTCGGAGTTTCCGTCGCTCCTGAGCAACGCGAGGGGACGAGGGCTCTTCTGCGCGATCGACGTCCGGACCGCCGGGGATCGCGCGGCGCTCAGGAACAAGGCGTTCGAAAAAGGGTTGATCATACTCGGAAGCGGGGAGAGGTCGATGCGTTTCCGCCCGCCCCTTACGATTCAATTCCACGAGCTCGACGAGGGGATTGAAATCCTCAGGAAGTCGTTGCACGAGATGAAATGA
- a CDS encoding SdrD B-like domain-containing protein: MRDLYRFFRFMAGLHLLLLSPPAAQPWRANIAENETNFYKIREAFNKYWSAGHFDIRGPEERKPWIPFKRWEWFMEPRVYPTGELPSPGILQKTMKRYRAGLSVQAPQAGNWTQLGPAVIPSNGGGEGRVNVIAFDPSNPATIWAGTASGGLWKSTNSGSSWSTGTDQFGTLGISSIAFDPTNSGTMYVATGDADGLDTYSMGVLKSTDGGASWNATGLSWTTSMGYSIYSIIADPADPNILLAAGRQGIFRTSDAGSNWSIVASGNFKDLEVDPSDPAVWYAARYSYGIYKSTNTGASFTQLTSGLPTSGFYRVAVALAPSQSSTLYALYVNANSGFYGLYASTNSGANWSLQSNSPQILSWDTSGPNDGQGFYDLVLQVAPDNPSTVYVGGINLWRSTSGGTSWTWLTNWYTGTPRPYIHADQHAFAFLPGVPSTLFAGNDGGIFLSTNSGASWTDRSAGIAATQFYRLGGSATNPNRILAGAQDNGTDRYLTGAWTQVLGGDGMEAIVDYSNENIGYGEYYYGDIYKSMNGGSSFTSIAGGIPDTGGWVTPFVINPLNPKSLYVAEDGVYKTTNRGSSWTTLKSSLGGTPLVSLTIGVSDTNTLYAATGSHVWVSGNGGTVWSEITSGLPTASAAVTYLAADPSNAAIAYATFSGYGNQKVYRTTNSGSSWTNRSTGLPAIPVNCITINSAVPSQLYAGTDAGVYYSENGGSSWNPFSSGLPDVIVNELEIQQSAQKLRAATYGRGLWETPLALQVVGSISGMKFQDINGNGVKELPDTGLAGWTISITFASPPNTVTTTTDPAGIYTFQGLDPGIYTVTEVAQAGWTQTFPVSPNLYTINLNPGSDTSGFDFGNFLQPASVSGTVYEDLNGDSAKGGAEQGLPNWRVKISGGANDSVLTDSAGNYSFSNLAPGSYTVSEALQAGWHRTQPAAGSYTVSLSGGSNLTGKDFGNYRFGSIGGLKFNDLNINAVKDSGEAGIQAWVMHLSGPVSRSASTDSAGNYTFTGLPPGTYSVSETVEVGWAQTLPLANAPYAVALRSGLDTSGFLFGNHFSADKIYGVLDGWNLLSLPRQAADRLKRSVYPSAISNAFAYAGAYQRIDTLATGPGYWLKFPTIQNIFIDGAPVTADTIGLASGWNIVGALTNSVPVSGIGQNPPGIVTSNYFSYGGLGYQIADSLVPHHGYWVRTKASGQLILAAGPAAGVASRDATGIHTASASIPRKGIVTFTDAKGRAGILYVDCGEPSDPEARFFDLPPVPPDGAYDVRYATGSQLASCGSGYAREFVILISSASYPLRIDWDLNNQPVGATLVVDQREIPMRGSGSIGIGDPPSRVGLRLGAAAKAELPVRFSLGQNYPNPFNPVTTVSFDVGQSSPVTLKIYDLLGREIQTLVDEVRERGSYRVDWDASAFPSGVYTYRLRAGGFVAVKKMLLIR, translated from the coding sequence ATGAGGGACCTCTACCGGTTTTTCCGGTTCATGGCCGGACTCCATCTCCTCCTCCTTTCCCCCCCCGCCGCCCAGCCGTGGAGAGCGAATATCGCGGAGAACGAAACTAATTTTTACAAGATACGCGAGGCGTTCAACAAGTACTGGTCGGCGGGTCACTTCGACATCCGCGGACCCGAGGAACGAAAACCATGGATCCCGTTCAAGCGCTGGGAGTGGTTCATGGAACCCCGGGTCTATCCGACGGGAGAATTGCCCTCTCCGGGCATCCTTCAAAAGACGATGAAGCGATACCGGGCGGGCCTCTCCGTTCAGGCCCCGCAGGCGGGCAACTGGACTCAGCTCGGGCCTGCCGTGATTCCTTCGAACGGCGGGGGCGAGGGAAGGGTGAACGTCATCGCGTTCGACCCCTCGAACCCGGCCACAATCTGGGCCGGAACGGCATCGGGAGGGTTATGGAAGTCGACGAACTCCGGCTCTTCCTGGTCCACGGGCACCGACCAGTTCGGGACGCTCGGCATTTCTTCGATCGCCTTCGATCCGACCAACTCCGGCACCATGTACGTCGCCACGGGGGACGCGGACGGGCTCGACACCTACAGCATGGGAGTCCTGAAATCGACGGACGGCGGCGCATCCTGGAACGCGACCGGTCTGAGCTGGACGACATCGATGGGATACAGCATCTATTCCATCATCGCCGATCCCGCCGATCCGAACATCCTCCTTGCTGCGGGCCGTCAGGGAATTTTTCGCACCTCGGACGCGGGGAGCAACTGGTCGATCGTGGCCTCGGGCAATTTCAAGGACCTTGAGGTAGACCCTTCCGATCCGGCCGTCTGGTACGCGGCGAGATACTCATACGGCATCTACAAGTCCACCAACACCGGCGCCTCCTTCACGCAATTGACCAGCGGTTTGCCGACAAGCGGCTTCTACCGCGTTGCAGTCGCGCTCGCGCCTTCCCAGAGCTCGACCCTCTATGCCCTCTACGTCAATGCGAATTCCGGATTCTACGGGCTTTACGCATCGACGAATTCGGGCGCGAACTGGTCGCTGCAATCCAACTCCCCCCAGATTCTGTCATGGGATACATCCGGTCCCAACGACGGCCAGGGGTTTTACGACCTTGTTCTACAGGTCGCGCCCGACAACCCCTCGACGGTGTACGTCGGCGGCATCAACCTCTGGAGATCGACTTCGGGCGGAACAAGCTGGACCTGGCTGACGAACTGGTACACCGGAACCCCGCGCCCGTACATCCATGCCGACCAGCACGCCTTCGCGTTTCTTCCAGGCGTCCCATCGACCCTCTTCGCGGGAAACGACGGGGGAATCTTTCTCTCCACGAATTCGGGGGCGAGCTGGACGGACCGCAGCGCGGGGATCGCCGCGACGCAGTTCTACCGGCTGGGCGGGTCCGCGACGAACCCCAACCGCATACTGGCCGGCGCGCAGGATAACGGAACCGACCGCTATCTCACCGGTGCATGGACGCAGGTGCTGGGCGGGGACGGAATGGAGGCGATCGTCGATTACTCGAACGAGAATATCGGTTATGGCGAATATTATTACGGGGACATCTATAAGTCGATGAACGGAGGCAGCTCGTTCACATCGATCGCCGGCGGAATTCCCGACACCGGCGGCTGGGTGACGCCCTTCGTCATCAATCCCCTGAATCCGAAGTCGCTCTATGTGGCCGAAGACGGGGTCTACAAGACGACCAACCGCGGCTCCTCCTGGACCACGCTGAAGAGCTCCCTCGGCGGCACGCCGCTGGTGTCGCTCACGATCGGCGTGTCGGACACGAATACTCTCTATGCCGCGACGGGATCGCATGTGTGGGTCTCCGGCAACGGCGGGACGGTCTGGAGCGAGATCACCTCCGGCCTGCCCACGGCGAGCGCGGCGGTGACCTACCTCGCCGCCGATCCCTCAAACGCTGCGATCGCCTATGCGACGTTCTCCGGATACGGAAACCAGAAGGTTTACAGAACGACCAATTCCGGATCGAGCTGGACGAATCGCTCGACGGGCCTCCCCGCAATTCCGGTCAACTGCATCACGATCAACTCAGCGGTCCCCTCCCAGCTCTACGCGGGGACGGATGCCGGCGTCTACTATTCCGAGAACGGCGGCTCATCCTGGAACCCCTTCTCTTCGGGCCTTCCCGACGTGATCGTGAATGAACTCGAGATACAGCAATCGGCCCAAAAACTGCGCGCCGCGACATACGGGCGCGGACTCTGGGAAACGCCTCTCGCCCTCCAGGTCGTCGGATCGATCTCGGGGATGAAATTTCAGGACATCAACGGCAACGGAGTGAAAGAGCTCCCGGACACCGGCCTCGCCGGATGGACGATCAGCATAACATTCGCTTCTCCCCCGAACACGGTCACCACCACGACCGACCCCGCGGGAATCTACACATTTCAGGGCCTTGACCCGGGCATTTATACGGTGACGGAAGTCGCCCAAGCCGGATGGACTCAGACCTTTCCCGTTTCCCCCAACCTCTACACGATTAATCTCAATCCGGGGAGCGACACTTCGGGGTTCGACTTCGGAAACTTCCTGCAGCCCGCCTCCGTCTCGGGGACGGTGTACGAGGATCTCAACGGCGACAGCGCGAAGGGGGGCGCCGAACAGGGACTTCCGAACTGGAGGGTGAAAATCTCAGGAGGAGCCAACGATTCGGTTCTTACAGACTCTGCAGGAAACTACTCGTTTTCCAACCTCGCCCCCGGCTCCTACACGGTGAGCGAAGCGCTTCAGGCCGGGTGGCACCGGACACAACCTGCCGCCGGTTCGTACACGGTCTCGCTTTCCGGGGGATCCAATCTTACGGGAAAGGACTTCGGAAATTACAGGTTCGGGAGTATCGGCGGATTGAAGTTCAACGACCTGAATATTAACGCCGTGAAGGACAGCGGCGAGGCGGGGATTCAGGCCTGGGTGATGCACCTTTCAGGTCCGGTCTCCCGCAGCGCGTCCACGGACAGCGCAGGCAATTATACGTTCACCGGCCTCCCCCCGGGGACCTACTCGGTGAGCGAGACGGTCGAGGTGGGATGGGCTCAGACTCTCCCCCTGGCGAACGCTCCCTATGCCGTTGCCCTGAGGAGCGGGCTCGATACCTCGGGTTTCCTGTTCGGGAACCATTTTTCCGCCGACAAGATTTACGGCGTCCTCGACGGCTGGAACCTCCTCTCGCTTCCCCGTCAGGCCGCGGATCGCCTGAAGCGTTCCGTCTATCCTTCCGCGATCTCCAACGCCTTCGCCTATGCGGGGGCCTACCAGAGGATCGATACGCTTGCGACCGGGCCCGGTTACTGGCTGAAATTCCCGACGATTCAGAATATCTTCATCGACGGCGCCCCCGTAACGGCAGACACGATCGGCCTGGCATCGGGCTGGAATATCGTCGGAGCGCTTACGAACTCCGTGCCGGTGAGCGGGATCGGGCAAAATCCTCCCGGGATCGTCACGTCGAATTACTTTTCGTACGGCGGCCTCGGATATCAGATCGCAGACTCTCTCGTTCCGCACCACGGGTACTGGGTGAGGACGAAGGCCAGCGGCCAGCTCATCCTTGCCGCAGGACCCGCGGCCGGGGTTGCCTCCCGGGACGCCACGGGGATTCACACCGCCTCCGCATCCATCCCGCGGAAGGGGATTGTCACGTTCACGGATGCGAAGGGCCGGGCCGGCATCCTCTATGTCGATTGCGGAGAGCCGTCAGATCCGGAGGCGAGGTTCTTCGATCTCCCGCCGGTGCCGCCGGATGGCGCCTACGACGTCCGCTATGCCACGGGGAGCCAGCTCGCGAGTTGCGGGAGCGGTTATGCGAGGGAGTTTGTCATATTGATTTCTTCCGCATCCTATCCCCTCCGGATCGATTGGGACCTGAACAACCAGCCGGTTGGCGCGACCCTGGTCGTCGATCAACGGGAGATCCCCATGAGGGGGTCCGGATCGATCGGCATCGGGGATCCTCCTTCAAGAGTGGGGCTCCGGCTCGGCGCGGCCGCGAAGGCGGAGCTGCCCGTACGCTTTTCACTCGGCCAGAATTATCCGAATCCGTTCAATCCGGTGACGACGGTTTCATTCGACGTCGGCCAATCTTCACCGGTCACGCTCAAAATCTACGACCTGCTCGGGAGAGAAATCCAGACGCTCGTCGACGAGGTCCGGGAGAGGGGTTCCTACCGGGTCGATTGGGACGCCTCCGCGTTCCCGAGCGGAGTCTATACCTACCGTTTGCGGGCGGGGGGATTTGTGGCGGTGAAGAAAATGTTGCTGATCCGATAA
- a CDS encoding aldehyde dehydrogenase family protein, with translation MKEYRNYIAGKWADAASRKTFEDRNPARWSDLVGTFPDSSAEDVDRAVRAAKEALESWRLMPAPGRGEIVRKAGDLMTARKEAIAREMTREMGKVLQEARGDVQEGIDTAYYAASEGRRLFGVIAPSELSNKFNMAVRMPVGVCGLITPWNFPMAIPTWKIFPALVSGNTIVFKPAEDTPATATTLVELLTEAGLPPGVLNLVHGHGPGAGAPLVEHPGVDLISFTGSTEVGRKIAETCGRTGKRVALEMGGKNAQIVMDDADLDLALEGVLWGAFGTTGQRCTATSRLIVHEAVHEKFLGMLIGKAGKLRVGDGSNGNADVGPLINEQQLRTVEKYVGIGTSEGAELRLGGSRESSGGCEEGWFFKPTILSGVMPAMRVAREEIFGPVLSILKVKSLEEAIRLSNDIDYGLSSSIYTQNINNAYRAIRDLRAGITYVNAPTIGAEAHMPFGGVKGTGNGHREGGWTAFDIFTEWKAVYVDYSGKLQRAQIDDV, from the coding sequence ATGAAAGAATACAGGAACTATATCGCGGGCAAATGGGCGGATGCCGCCTCACGCAAGACATTCGAGGACAGGAACCCCGCCCGGTGGTCCGATCTCGTGGGGACGTTTCCGGATTCCTCCGCGGAGGATGTGGACCGGGCGGTCCGGGCTGCGAAGGAGGCGTTAGAATCGTGGCGCCTGATGCCCGCACCCGGGCGCGGTGAGATCGTCCGAAAGGCGGGGGATCTGATGACGGCCCGCAAGGAGGCGATCGCGCGGGAAATGACGCGCGAGATGGGAAAGGTCCTCCAAGAGGCCCGGGGCGACGTCCAGGAAGGAATCGACACGGCCTACTACGCGGCGAGCGAAGGCCGCCGGCTGTTCGGAGTCATCGCCCCCTCGGAGTTATCGAACAAATTCAACATGGCCGTGCGGATGCCGGTCGGGGTCTGCGGCCTGATCACGCCGTGGAATTTCCCCATGGCGATTCCGACCTGGAAAATCTTCCCCGCGCTCGTCTCCGGCAACACGATCGTCTTCAAGCCCGCCGAAGACACCCCCGCGACTGCGACGACTCTCGTCGAACTCCTGACGGAAGCCGGGCTCCCGCCGGGCGTCCTGAACCTTGTGCACGGGCATGGGCCCGGCGCGGGAGCGCCTCTGGTCGAGCATCCCGGTGTCGATCTGATCAGTTTTACGGGATCGACCGAGGTGGGGAGGAAAATCGCCGAGACATGCGGCAGGACCGGGAAGCGGGTCGCGCTTGAAATGGGAGGGAAGAACGCCCAGATCGTGATGGATGACGCCGACCTCGACCTTGCCCTGGAGGGGGTCCTCTGGGGCGCCTTCGGCACGACGGGCCAGAGGTGCACCGCGACCTCCCGCCTGATCGTCCACGAGGCGGTCCATGAGAAATTCCTCGGGATGCTGATCGGAAAAGCCGGGAAGCTCCGGGTCGGGGACGGATCGAACGGAAACGCCGATGTGGGCCCGCTGATCAACGAGCAGCAACTCCGCACGGTCGAGAAGTATGTCGGGATCGGAACATCGGAGGGAGCGGAACTGCGGCTGGGCGGCTCGAGGGAGAGCTCGGGCGGCTGCGAAGAAGGCTGGTTCTTCAAGCCGACCATCCTCTCGGGCGTGATGCCCGCGATGCGCGTGGCGAGGGAAGAGATCTTCGGGCCCGTCCTGTCGATCCTGAAGGTGAAATCGCTCGAAGAAGCGATCCGTCTCTCGAACGACATCGACTACGGCCTCTCGTCGTCCATCTACACGCAGAACATCAACAACGCCTACCGCGCGATCCGCGACCTTCGCGCCGGAATCACCTATGTCAATGCTCCCACGATCGGGGCGGAAGCTCACATGCCGTTTGGCGGCGTCAAGGGGACGGGAAACGGACACCGCGAGGGGGGATGGACCGCGTTCGACATCTTTACGGAGTGGAAGGCGGTGTACGTCGACTATAGCGGCAAGCTCCAGCGCGCCCAGATCGACGATGTATGA
- a CDS encoding S8 family serine peptidase has translation MKSLLFCILFGVSAAAAQAPLGNLLAKRYPSLPGSEQTLVLITFRDKGNMKLENFRGPQSLLSERSIRRRLKVRDAAHVVDVQDLPLEQQYVRAVTARVAAIRHQLKWFNGVSAMATKAQIDEVRKLPFVAEVELLGRWRTRPGDEQPEPLKDSPSTRAPAGTTTFDYGTSFTQVNLSNIPAAHDMGFFGQGVVIGVFDNGFRNLAHQAFDSIHIIATYDFVDHKVSVVPNNPATSFGSHGVWTLSTIGGFRPGNLIGPAFKADFILARTENDSSETPIEEDNWAAAIQWADSIGVDVTSTSLGYTTFDAPYTNLTWQDMNGHTALITNAADRAVGLGIVVVNSAGNSGFNATQNTLVTPADGDSVIAAGALTSTGARASFSSVGPTTDIPPRIKPDVMAMGSGVKAASATDTVGYVSVSGTSFACPLTAGVAALILCADPLLTPMEVRDAMRQTASNVCSPNNLVGWGTLDAAAAINFTSGLNQGSIAGSVFEDLNGSGFRDAGEPGLAGFKVKLTCTVVESTLTDGTGAYIFEDLPSGPYTVTEPRPAGWIGMLPPSGVYNVTLDSVNNSITGRDFGLFHGGIVRGTKFNDVNKNGSRDSGEAVLAGWVIKASGPEPHRATTDSSGNYILTGLGPGTFAVQESLKTDWFQTLPGGNGSYSVTTRSGLDTSMLDFGNYYAPPNGYPVDGSWNLLSLPTDVSDHSKMAIYPTAISRAFAYSPTDGYWVADPIPNGIGYWLKFSGPGYVPIPGHARTSDSVAISPGWNLIGSLSDPIAAASVLEAPGGLLTSPFFSYRGSYFLDDTLRPHEGYFVKANGTGKIYLNSAPVAFAGAAGAHDIGSLKHDLGEEASSITLKDSRGRIQALYFGFARVLSDHRGSFELPPIPPEEAFDARFSDGTLAWIPRANDPQAGTLIEIRSNAYPLEISWHLAAGEGGYGLSEGGSRRRVDLLPGGHLTVSNSEAKVLRLTSSGGGNSRALPKEYGLSQNYPNPFNPTTFIAYQLPADGNVTLEIFNLIGQRVRLLLDRAERAGTYTAEWDGRSTEGVDLAGGIYLVKLTVSSGGKQLFTSTKKTVLMR, from the coding sequence ATGAAATCTCTACTGTTCTGCATTCTGTTCGGTGTTTCGGCCGCCGCAGCACAGGCTCCACTCGGGAACCTCCTCGCCAAACGATATCCCTCCTTGCCCGGCTCCGAGCAGACTCTCGTCCTGATCACGTTCAGGGACAAGGGGAACATGAAGCTGGAGAATTTCCGGGGTCCGCAGTCGCTTCTTTCGGAGCGCTCGATCAGAAGAAGGCTCAAGGTGCGCGACGCCGCCCATGTCGTGGACGTGCAGGATCTTCCGCTCGAGCAGCAATACGTCCGCGCGGTCACCGCGAGAGTCGCAGCGATCCGCCATCAGCTCAAGTGGTTTAACGGCGTGAGCGCCATGGCCACGAAAGCGCAGATCGACGAAGTGCGGAAACTTCCGTTTGTCGCGGAAGTCGAGCTCCTCGGCAGATGGCGCACCCGGCCGGGGGATGAGCAGCCGGAACCCCTCAAGGACTCCCCCTCGACACGCGCCCCCGCGGGAACAACCACGTTCGATTACGGCACTTCGTTCACTCAAGTCAACCTGAGCAACATCCCCGCCGCCCATGATATGGGATTCTTCGGGCAGGGTGTCGTCATCGGCGTCTTCGATAACGGCTTCCGCAACCTGGCGCACCAGGCCTTCGATTCGATCCATATCATCGCGACATACGATTTTGTCGACCACAAGGTCTCCGTCGTGCCCAATAACCCGGCCACCAGCTTCGGATCGCACGGAGTCTGGACCCTTTCGACGATCGGCGGGTTCAGGCCGGGCAACCTGATCGGTCCGGCATTCAAGGCGGATTTCATTCTGGCGAGAACCGAAAATGATTCGAGCGAAACGCCGATCGAGGAGGATAACTGGGCTGCCGCGATCCAGTGGGCCGACAGTATCGGGGTGGACGTCACGAGCACCTCGCTCGGCTACACGACGTTCGACGCTCCCTACACGAACCTCACCTGGCAGGATATGAACGGCCATACGGCCTTGATCACCAATGCGGCGGACCGGGCGGTCGGCCTTGGGATCGTCGTCGTGAATTCTGCAGGAAATTCAGGCTTCAATGCGACGCAAAACACGCTGGTCACCCCCGCGGACGGGGATAGCGTGATCGCCGCGGGCGCTCTCACTTCCACGGGAGCAAGGGCCTCCTTCAGCTCCGTCGGCCCGACCACCGACATCCCCCCCCGGATTAAGCCAGACGTCATGGCGATGGGCTCCGGCGTCAAGGCGGCAAGCGCGACCGATACCGTCGGTTATGTGAGTGTGAGCGGAACCTCGTTCGCCTGCCCGCTTACCGCCGGAGTGGCAGCGCTGATCCTCTGCGCCGATCCCCTCCTGACGCCGATGGAAGTCCGCGATGCGATGCGCCAGACAGCCAGCAACGTCTGTTCCCCCAACAACCTCGTGGGCTGGGGTACGCTCGACGCGGCCGCGGCGATCAATTTCACAAGCGGGCTCAACCAGGGGAGCATCGCCGGATCCGTGTTCGAAGATTTGAACGGGAGCGGGTTCAGGGATGCCGGTGAGCCGGGGCTCGCCGGGTTCAAGGTCAAGCTGACCTGCACGGTGGTCGAGTCCACTCTCACCGACGGCACCGGTGCGTATATCTTCGAAGACCTTCCCTCCGGCCCCTATACCGTCACCGAACCGAGGCCGGCGGGCTGGATCGGGATGCTTCCACCCTCCGGAGTCTACAACGTCACGCTCGACAGCGTCAACAACTCCATCACCGGGAGAGATTTCGGACTCTTTCACGGAGGAATCGTCCGCGGGACAAAATTCAACGACGTCAACAAGAACGGATCGCGCGACAGCGGAGAGGCCGTCCTTGCGGGGTGGGTGATCAAGGCGAGCGGCCCCGAGCCGCACCGGGCGACCACCGACTCCTCCGGGAATTACATTCTCACGGGACTGGGGCCGGGGACCTTCGCGGTTCAGGAGAGCCTGAAGACGGACTGGTTCCAGACGCTTCCCGGGGGAAACGGCTCGTACAGCGTCACGACGCGAAGCGGGCTCGACACTTCCATGCTCGATTTTGGAAACTATTATGCTCCGCCCAACGGCTACCCCGTGGACGGCAGTTGGAACCTCCTCTCGCTTCCGACCGACGTATCCGATCATTCCAAGATGGCGATCTACCCGACGGCGATTTCGAGGGCTTTTGCCTACTCGCCGACGGACGGGTATTGGGTGGCAGACCCGATTCCGAACGGCATCGGCTACTGGCTGAAGTTTTCGGGGCCCGGTTATGTTCCGATTCCGGGGCATGCGAGAACCTCGGACTCGGTCGCCATCAGCCCCGGGTGGAATCTGATCGGCTCACTCTCGGATCCCATCGCGGCCGCGTCGGTTCTGGAGGCTCCAGGAGGTCTTCTTACCTCCCCCTTCTTTTCCTATCGGGGGAGTTACTTTCTCGACGATACGCTCCGTCCGCACGAAGGATATTTCGTGAAGGCGAACGGGACGGGCAAAATCTATCTCAACTCCGCCCCCGTTGCATTTGCCGGCGCGGCCGGCGCGCATGACATCGGCTCGCTGAAGCACGACCTCGGGGAGGAAGCGAGCAGCATCACGTTGAAAGATTCCAGGGGACGCATCCAGGCGCTTTATTTTGGATTTGCCCGGGTCCTGAGCGATCACCGCGGATCGTTCGAGCTCCCCCCCATCCCTCCGGAGGAAGCGTTCGACGCGAGATTTTCCGACGGGACCCTGGCGTGGATACCGCGCGCGAATGACCCACAGGCCGGGACGCTGATCGAGATCAGGAGCAACGCGTATCCGCTCGAGATCTCGTGGCACCTCGCCGCCGGTGAAGGCGGGTATGGGCTGTCGGAGGGTGGATCCCGCCGGAGGGTGGATCTTTTGCCCGGCGGACACCTCACGGTGAGCAATTCCGAGGCAAAGGTTCTCCGGCTCACAAGCTCGGGTGGGGGAAATTCGCGCGCCCTTCCGAAGGAATACGGACTGAGCCAGAATTACCCAAACCCGTTCAACCCGACAACCTTCATCGCGTACCAGCTTCCGGCCGACGGAAATGTGACGCTCGAGATTTTCAATCTGATCGGTCAACGGGTGCGCCTCCTCCTCGACCGGGCCGAGCGGGCGGGAACCTACACGGCGGAATGGGATGGACGGTCAACGGAGGGAGTCGATCTGGCGGGCGGCATCTACCTCGTCAAGTTGACGGTGAGCTCCGGCGGTAAACAGCTCTTCACCTCCACGAAGAAAACCGTCCTGATGAGATGA